One genomic segment of Salinigranum rubrum includes these proteins:
- a CDS encoding YIP1 family protein: protein MAPRTPLLHPGRFFAERRRHFGRIILVFALVVFAGLAAVYGVGYLLVTHIDGTVMVDNPERPPEMFCDSEMDSMPFNESDCDAPQQVERDIDSIIWDAIGELAGPMLGGMLILVIGLTAVIHAGSWLAEGTNGVAASFAVTVWGLAPMLFVIPVSMVAMSVVLEPVTLSAAQTPSSAFAGLEQQLRANEWIGTVSTAVSSLWSAAIWRYGLEHEREVSGAAATAIAGAVAILVVIGGML, encoded by the coding sequence ATGGCCCCGCGTACGCCCCTCCTCCACCCCGGTAGATTCTTCGCTGAACGACGTCGCCACTTCGGTCGGATCATCCTCGTATTCGCCCTCGTGGTGTTCGCCGGACTCGCAGCGGTGTACGGCGTCGGCTACCTCCTCGTCACCCATATCGATGGGACGGTGATGGTGGACAACCCCGAGCGGCCGCCCGAAATGTTCTGTGATAGCGAGATGGACTCGATGCCGTTCAACGAGAGCGACTGTGACGCGCCTCAACAGGTCGAACGGGATATCGACTCGATCATCTGGGACGCCATCGGCGAACTCGCCGGACCGATGCTCGGCGGGATGCTGATACTCGTTATTGGCCTCACCGCGGTGATACACGCGGGGTCGTGGCTCGCAGAAGGGACGAACGGTGTGGCGGCATCGTTCGCGGTGACCGTGTGGGGACTGGCTCCGATGCTGTTCGTGATTCCAGTCTCGATGGTAGCCATGTCGGTCGTTCTCGAGCCGGTGACGCTCTCAGCCGCACAGACTCCCTCCAGCGCGTTCGCCGGTCTGGAACAGCAGCTCAGAGCGAATGAGTGGATCGGGACCGTCTCGACAGCCGTGAGCAGTCTCTGGAGTGCGGCCATCTGGCGATACGGTCTCGAACACGAACGAGAAGTGAGTGGCGCTGCCGCGACGGCCATCGCAGGTGCGGTGGCGATACTGGTCGTCATCGGCGGCATGCTATGA